Part of the Deinococcus sp. QL22 genome is shown below.
TACAGGTCTGTCCAGTTGCGGGTCTTCAGGGTGTCTTTCCAAGCTTTGGATTTGTGCATCTTGTCCAGCGCTGCCACCAGCGCCGATTTCTCGCTGGCGCTGATGCCGGGAGGAGCCACGATGCCGCGCCAGTTGGCCAGATCAATGTTGTAGCCCTGAGATTTAAGCGTGGGTACAGCAATTCCGGCCTGAGCTTTGGGCGCACTGATGCCGATGGCCCGCAATTTTCCGGCCTTGATCTGGGCCTCGAACTCGCCGTAGCCTGCCACGCCTGCCGCGACCTGATTGCCCAGCAAGGCTGCCAGGGTTTCGCCGCCGCCACTGAAGGGCACATAGTTCATCTTTTTGGGGTCTACGCCCGCCGCCCGCGCCAGCAGGCCCACCAGCATATGGTCGGTGCCGCCCGCGCTGCCGCCTGCGAAGGCTACTGCGCCGGGGTTGGCCTTCCAAGCGGCGACCAGGTCGGCGGTGTTTTTATACGGGCTGCTGGCAGGCACCACCAGCACCTCATATTCCCCGGTCAGGCGGGCAATCGGGGTCACACGGCTCAGGTCGACTTTAGAGTTGTTGGTCTGGATCGCGCCGACCATCACGAGGCCCATGGTCATCAGCAGGTTGCCGTCGCCCTTGGCGTTGTACAGCTGCGCCAGACCAATCGTGCCGCCCGCGCCGGGAACGTTGAACACCTGCACGGGCTTGACCACACCTTCGTCTTGCAGAACGGTTTGCAGCGAGCGGCTGGTCTGATCCCAGCCACCGCCAGGGGCAGCCGGGGCCATGATGCGCAGGTTGTTGATGCCCTGAGCGTGTGTGACAGGCGCGGCCAGCAGCAAGGCGGAGAGGGTCAGGAGTGTTTTTTTACTGGTCATAGACATGCGCTTTATGGACATGGGGTGCCTCCGGGGGCAGGGTGTTGGTGATGGAGAGGGCTTGTCGA
Proteins encoded:
- a CDS encoding Bug family tripartite tricarboxylate transporter substrate binding protein; this encodes MSIKRMSMTSKKTLLTLSALLLAAPVTHAQGINNLRIMAPAAPGGGWDQTSRSLQTVLQDEGVVKPVQVFNVPGAGGTIGLAQLYNAKGDGNLLMTMGLVMVGAIQTNNSKVDLSRVTPIARLTGEYEVLVVPASSPYKNTADLVAAWKANPGAVAFAGGSAGGTDHMLVGLLARAAGVDPKKMNYVPFSGGGETLAALLGNQVAAGVAGYGEFEAQIKAGKLRAIGISAPKAQAGIAVPTLKSQGYNIDLANWRGIVAPPGISASEKSALVAALDKMHKSKAWKDTLKTRNWTDLYMSGSKFDVFLKLEAVRTKGILQDIGLVK